The following are from one region of the Juglans regia cultivar Chandler chromosome 10, Walnut 2.0, whole genome shotgun sequence genome:
- the LOC108994450 gene encoding hyoscyamine 6-dioxygenase-like, with protein sequence MDQELVSSWPNVQFVPDSYVRPPEERPGKLALSSCKTIPVVDLEGHDETQIILNIMKATKDFGFFQAINHGVPKVLTDEAMAVFNEFHAMPEKDKTSEGSKDPSRNCSFYRSSKNYTTEDVHVWRDVLTHPCHDPFEEHMKFWPAKPTRYRDVVGKYVVELRKLGGRVLELLSEGLELGASHFSSTGLSGNPVLLVNHYPPCPDPSLTLGLISHIDPSLITILLQEENGLHVFKDGEWIAVEPLPHAFVFNVGLVLQIISNGKLKGAEHRAVTNSSLARTSVAFFIYPCNDIVIEPEKALTNACNPPLFRSMRFKEFQRNFLSRYANSEAVLQFLSSVH encoded by the exons ATGGATCAGGAACTTGTTTCAAGCTGGCCTAATGTTCAGTTCGTACCTGACTCTTATGTGCGCCCACCAGAAGAAAGACCCGGGAAGCTCGCACTTAGTTCGTGCAAAACAATTCCAGTTGTTGATCTTGAGGGTCATGATGAAACCCAAATCATTCTGAATATTATGAAAGCTACGAAGGACTTTGGATTTTTCCAG GCCATCAATCACGGAGTTCCCAAAGTATTAACGGATGAAGCAATGGCTGTTTTCAACGAATTCCATGCCATGCCTGAGAAGGACAAGACAAGTGAAGGCTCCAAGGACCCCAGTAGAAACTGCAGTTTCTATAGAAGCAGTAAAAATTACACGACTGAGGATGTTCACGTGTGGAGGGATGTACTTACACACCCTTGTCATGATCCTTTCGAGGAACACATGAAATTTTGGCCTGCAAAGCCAACAAGATACag GGATGTTGTCGGGAAGTATGTAGTAGAATTGAGAAAGCTGGGGGGGAGAGTTTTGGAGCTGCTTTCAGAAGGATTAGAACTTGGTGCTAGTCATTTCAGCAGTACTGGACTTAGTGGGAATCCTGTACTATTGGTGAATCATTATCCTCCATGTCCAGACCCAAGTTTGACCTTAGGATTAATCAGCCACATAGACCCTAGCCTCATTACCATATTGCTCCAAGAAGAAAATGGGCTTCACGTCTTCAAAGATGGTGAATGGATTGCTGTTGAACCTCTTCCTCATGCCTTCGTATTTAACGTAGGCCTTGTGTTACAG ATTATAAGCAATGGGAAGCTTAAAGGTGCAGAACATCGAGCAGTCACAAATTCAAGTCTTGCTCGAACATCCGTTGCCTTCTTCATTTATCCTTGTAATGATATCGTTATTGAACCTGAAAAGGCTCTGACAAATGCATGCAATCCCCCATTGTTCAGATCCATGAGATTTAAAGAATTTCAAAGAAACTTCTTGTCTAGATATGCCAATTCTGAGGCAGTGCTGCAATTTTTAAGCTCTGTGCATTAG
- the LOC118349715 gene encoding uncharacterized protein LOC118349715, whose protein sequence is MACFLNLSDPGNPFRLDNGDNSVVLLITDPLTADNYPTWTRAMRCALRAKNKVGFVMGDIPRPSDPDDPLLEAWEHCNDMVASWLQNSISASIKSSVVFVDDARDIWIDLQDRFSHQNGPRIFRLKHNLANLLQEHDSVSAYYGTLKTLWDELSIYDLIPVCNCGTMSTLLDRYQRDCVFQFLMGLNDIYSNVRDQIILLDPIPPVTRVFSLIQQQERQHQLTHHAPSPDSMALAIKIPFSPQNFSPQTRPHQKRDRPFCTHCKITGHTFDTCFKAGNVESPLCTHCHLSGHVVDKCYKLHSYPPGHIFFNKASNPTVLATQSSISYPSQLEETSDDKVGLTKAQFQQLMALLQLRELSIAAQHFANQIQSKLSSPHSNLVGISLSLSTHTHHALQSNTFPWIIDTGATDHMVCYPSLFTSTTSFISHTVKLPNGTEVPVSHIGIVQLTASICLTDVLCVPSFTFNLFSAKKLATSLTCYLIFFSDLCFI, encoded by the coding sequence ATGGCTTGTTTCTTGAACTTGAGTGACCCCGGCAATCCCTTCCGCCTAGACAATGGCGATAACTCAGTCGTGCTTCTCATCACTGACCCACTCACCGCCGACAACTACCCCACCTGGACACGCGCCATGCGCTGCGCTCTACGGGCCAAAAACAAAGTGGGATTTGTTATGGGTGATATCCCCCGCCCATCCGACCCAGATGACCCCTTGCTTGAAGCTTGGGAGCACTGCAACGACATGGTGGCTTCCTGGCTTCAAAACTCCATCAGTGCCTCTATCAAATCTAGCGTGGTCTTCGTTGATGATGCACGGGACATATGGATCGACCTCCAGGACCGCTTCTCCCACCAGAATGGACCACGTATCTTTCGACTCAAGCACAACCTTGCCAATCTCCTCCAAGAACACGACTCTGTAAGTGCTTATTATGGTACGCTCAAAACCTTATGGGATGAACTCTCAATTTATGACCTCATTCCCGTGTGCAACTGTGGTACCATGTCTACTCTCTTGGATCGTTATCAACGTGATtgtgtttttcagtttttgatgggtttgaatgatatttactCTAATGTACGAGACCAGATAATTTTGTTAGATCCCATACCTCCTGTCACTAGGGTTTTTTCACTAATCCAACAACAAGAGCGCCAACATCAGCTTACCCATCACGCCCCATCCCCTGACTCAATGGCTCTTGCCATCAAGATACCCTTTTCCCCTCAGAATTTTTCACCACAAACACGCCCTCACCAAAAGAGAGACAGACCATTTTGCACTCACTGCAAAATTACTGGTCATACCTTTGATACATGTTTTAAGGCTGGTAATGTTGAGAGCCCTCTCTGTACTCATTGCCATTTATCTGGACATGTAGTAGATAAATGCTACAAATTGCACAGTTATCCCCCGggtcacatattttttaacaaagcttCTAACCCCACGGTTTTAGCTACCCAATCCTCAATTTCTTATCCATCACAACTTGAGGAGACCAGTGACGACAAAGTAGGTTTAACTAAGGCACAATTTCAACAACTAATGGCTTTGCTTCAGCTAAGGGAGTTATCCATTGCTGCTCAGCACTTCGCTAATCAGATTCAGTCCAAGTTGTCTTCACCACATTCCAACCTTGTTGGTATATCTCTTTCATTATCCACACACACGCATCATGCATTACAATCCAACACATTTCCTTGGATCATAGACACGGGTGCAACAGATCACATGGTCTGTTACCCCTCCTTGTTCACTTCTACCACCTCATTTATCTCTCACACTGTAAAACTACCAAATGGAACTGAAGTACCTGTCTCACACATCGGTATTGTTCAGCTCACAGCTTCCATTTGCCTCACCGATGTTTTATGTGTTCCATCCTTCACCTTTAATCTCTTTTCAGCTAAGAAACTTGCTACTTCACTGACTTgctatctcattttcttttctgattTGTGCTTTATTTAG
- the LOC108994449 gene encoding hyoscyamine 6-dioxygenase-like, producing MDHEHVSSWPNVQFVPDSYVRPPEERPGKLVLSSCKTIPVVDLEGHDETQIILNIMKATKDFGFFQAINHGVPKVLMDEAMAVFKEFHAMPEKDKRSQGSKDPSRNCSFYRSSKNYTTEDVHVWRDVLTHPCHDPLEEHMKFWPAKPTRYRDAVGKYVVELRKLGGRVLELLSEGLGLGASYFSSTGLSGNPVLLVNHYPPCPDPSLTLGLISHIDPSLITILLQEENGLQVFKDGEWIAVEPLPHAFVFNVGLVLQIISNGKLKGAEHRAVTNSSLARTSVAFFIYPCNDIIIEPEKALTNACNPPLFRSMRFKEFQRNFLSRYANSEAVLQFLSSVN from the exons ATGGATCACGAACATGTTTCAAGCTGGCCAAACGTTCAGTTCGTACCTGACTCTTATGTACGCCCACCAGAAGAAAGACCAGGGAAGCTCGTTCTTAGTTCGTGCAAAACAATTCCAGTTGTTGATCTTGAGGGTCATGATGAAACCCAAATCATTCTGAATATTATGAAAGCTACCAAGGACTTTGGATTTTTCCAG GCCATCAATCACGGAGTTCCCAAAGTATTAATGGATGAAGCAATGGCTGTTTTCAAAGAATTCCATGCCATGCCTGAGAAGGACAAGAGAAGTCAAGGCTCCAAGGACCCCAGTAGAAACTGCAGTTTCTATAGAAGCAGTAAAAATTACACGACTGAGGATGTTCACGTGTGGAGGGATGTACTTACACACCCTTGTCATGATCCTTTGGAGGAACACATGAAATTTTGGCCTGCAAAGCCAACTAGATACag GGATGCTGTCGGGAAGTATGTAGTAGAATTGAGAAAGCTGGGGGGGAGAGTTTTGGAGCTGCTTTCTGAAGGATTAGGACTTGGTGCTAGTTATTTCAGCAGTACTGGACTTAGTGGGAATCCTGTACTGTTGGTGAATCACTATCCTCCATGTCCAGACCCAAGTTTGACCTTAGGATTAATCAGCCACATAGACCCTAGCCTCATTACCATATTGCTCCAAGAAGAAAATGGGCTTCAAGTCTTCAAAGATGGTGAATGGATTGCTGTTGAACCTCTTCCTCATGCCTTCGTATTTAACGTAGGCCTTGTGTTACAG ATTATAAGCAATGGGAAGCTTAAAGGTGCAGAACATCGAGCAGTCACAAATTCAAGTCTTGCTCGAACATCCGTTGCCTTCTTCATTTATCCTTGTAATGATATCATTATTGAACCTGAAAAGGCTCTGACAAATGCATGCAATCCCCCATTGTTCAGATCCATGAGATTTAAAGAATTTCAAAGAAACTTCTTGTCTAGATATGCCAATTCTGAGGCAGTGCTGCAATTTTTAAGCTCTGTGAATTAG